In Panthera tigris isolate Pti1 chromosome C1, P.tigris_Pti1_mat1.1, whole genome shotgun sequence, the following proteins share a genomic window:
- the GABRD gene encoding gamma-aminobutyric acid receptor subunit delta, whose product MDALAWLLPPLLMLCAQQHRGARAMNDIGDYVGSNLEISWLPNLDGLIEGYARNFRPGIGGPPVNVALAIEVASIDHISEVNMEYTMTVFLHQSWRDSRLAYNHTNETLGLDSRFVDKLWLPDTFIVNAKSAWFHDVTVENKLIRLQPDGVILYSIRITSTVACDMDLAKYPMDEQECMLHLESYGYSSEDIVYYWSENQEQIHGLNKLQLAQFTITSYHFATELMNFKSAGQFPRLSLHFHLRRNRGVYIIQSYMPSILLVAMSWVSFWISQAAVPARVSLGITTVLTMTTLMVSARSSLPRASAIKALDVYFWICYVFVFAALVEYAFAHFNADYRKKQKAKVKATEQRTEMDVKNAIVLFSLSAAGVTQELAVSRRPCRTPGNLMGTYRCVEMETGEAKKRGGHRSGGQGGLRGLFKPIDADTIDIYARAVFPAAFVAVNVVYWAAYTM is encoded by the exons ATGGACGCGCTGGCCTGGCTGCTGCCCCCGCTCCTGATGCTCTGCGCGCAGCAGCACCGCGGCGCCAG AGCAATGAATGATATTGGGGACTATGTTGGTTCCAATCTGGAGATATCCTGGCTTCCCAACCTGGATGGCTTGATAGAGGGCTATGCTCGCAACTTCCGGCCTGGCATTGGAG GGCCTCCTGTGAACGTGGCCCTCGCCATCGAGGTGGCCAGCATCGACCACATCTCGGAGGTGAACATG GAATACACCATGACCGTGTTCCTGCACCAGAGCTGGCGGGACAGCAGGCTGGCCTACAACCACACCAACGAGACCCTGGGCCTGGACAGCCGCTTCGTGGACAAGCTGTGGCTCCCGGACACCTTCATTGTGAATGCCAAGTCCGCCTGGTTCCACGACGTGACCGTGGAGAACAAGCTTATCCGGCTGCAGCCTGACGGGGTGATCCTGTACAGCATCCG AATCACCTCCACGGTGGCCTGCGACATGGACCTGGCCAAATACCCCATGGACGAGCAAGAGTGCATGCTGCATCTGGAGAGCT ATGGCTACTCATCCGAGGACATCGTGTACTACTGGTCTGAGAACCAGGAGCAGATCCACGGGCTGAACAAGCTGCAGCTGGCCCAGTTCACCATCACCAGCTACCACTTTGCCACGGAGCTCATGAACTTCAAATCGG CTGGTCAGTTCCCTCGGCTCAGCCTGCATTTCCACCTCCGGAGGAATCGGGGCGTCTACATCATCCAGTCCTACATGCCCTCCATCCTCCTAGTTGCCATGTCCTGGGTTTCCTTCTGGATCAGCCAGGCAGCGGTGCCCGCCAGGGTGTCTCTAG GCATTACCACGGTGCTGACCATGACCACACTGATGGTGAGTGCCCGCTCTTCCCTCCCGCGGGCCTCGGCCATCAAGGCGCTGGACGTGTACTTCTGGATCTGCTACGTCTTCGTGTTTGCTGCCTTGGTGGAGTATGCCTTTGCCCACTTCAATGCTGACTACCGGAAGAAGCAAAAGGCCAAGGTCAAGGCCACAGAGCAGAGAACAGAG ATGGACGTGAAGAATGCCATTGTGCTGTTCTCCCTGTCGGCCGCTGGCGTCACCCAGGAGCTGGCGGTGTCCCGCCGGCCCTGCCGCACGCCTGGGAACCTCATGGGCACCTACAGGTGTGTGGAGATGGAGACGGGGGAGGCCAAGAAGCGGGGCGGGCACCGCTCGGGGGGCCAGGGAGGCCTCCGTGGGCTTTTCAAGCCCATCGACGCAGACACCATTGACATCTACGCCCGCGCAGTGTTCCCTGCTGCCTTCGTGGCCGTCAATGTCGTCTACTGGGCGGCCTACACCA